Within Oreochromis niloticus isolate F11D_XX linkage group LG2, O_niloticus_UMD_NMBU, whole genome shotgun sequence, the genomic segment TTGACTTGGCCACACATGTGGAAAAATAAGGTAATACGGGGCGTATTTATGGCACTTTCAGGCCACCGTATGTAGTTTGGTCTTACAAATTAATTTAAGTTAAATTCCAGAAACAAAACTCACCCGCCTCTTCTTATCCATACAGTCGTAATAAATGTTGACAAATTCTTCTGAATATCTGCATGACTGGTCGGCATGAGTCCTGAAATCCTGAAGAGATAACTACGTATTACTCAAAGCTGGACACGGTGATTTAACGTGTGTTTTTTGGAAACGACATAGAAAAGCTTACCAGGGTGGTTGCCATATGAACGGATAAATTATTGGAAACaactcaaaacaaaaatattacaaaacgACTGGTAAAACTTAACAATTCAgacttcttttcttctcttataATTTCTTTAGCAACCAACACATTTCTATCACACTGGGTATTACTTCCTCAGGGCACCAACTCTgcctatcaaaataaaatgtcagtACAATCTTTCAGACTCATTCAAGCGTCTCTCTTCCGAGTTCTACAttcatgtgatgttttttttacattttaaggaAACAATAGTGGTAGTAAATGCTGACTGTGTGGATAATAATACGGAAGTGGCGTGGCAAAGTCAGTACCATTTTGGCGATGGAGTTttagtttgaaaagaaaaagtcgACCCGCGCGGAAGAAGAGCTCATAATTTCCTGAGTCATTGCTTCTGTGGTTTATTAAACGAAATAACTAAAGAGTATCCTCAGTAagctttaatatatttatttggaCATTTATTTTAAGAATGGAGGGGTCGGTGTCCAATGTGGAGGTGTGTAACTTTGCTTACACGGGGCAGTTTGAGAAATTAAAACAGTGCATCCTGTCAGATAAAACGCTTGCCTGCAAAACAGACCAGGTAAGAACACATGACCCACCAGTACAGCCTGCgggaattcatttttttttcctgcagtaaaTCGGaataataattttctttttaaaacaacacaacTCTCTGTGATTTCAGGACCGGAGAACCGCGCTGCACTGGGCTTGTTCTGCTGGACACACCAATATTGTGGAGTTTCTTCTTGACCTGGGAGTTGAAGTGAACCTGCAAGATGATGTAGGTTTGTTTTGGGGTACATTAACTGTTTTCTTCTGCAGACTTTTCCCTATAAGATGCCATGTGACCATTCATACAAGAGATATACTGATGAACACATTGTTTCAGAGTGATGCCACTgatgtctgtgttttgttttggttttccctTTCAGGCTTCGTGGACCCCTTTGCACATTGCAGCATCTGCAGGCAGAGAAGACATCGTGAGATCTCTGATATCCAAAGGAGCTCAGCTCAACTCAGTTAATCAAAATGGATGCACCCCTCTGCACTATGCAGCCTCCAAAGACAGATATGAGGTAACATCCACAGGTCGCAGTATTAGTACTCCATACTTCTGCAGTCAGTTAATACAGTTGTGTTATCTTTTCCTTTAGTTCAGTGGTGCTTTGTTCCCGCAcataattaattatatagtgTTGTGCAAAAGAGTTTGGACATTTGTCTGCTTTTTCCACTTatcttcagtccagttcttatacctcaccattttcagaggagtgTTTTTTCCACATAAGCACTATACACtaacctatgaatcattcaaacaaacaaaaaaaggcacctaactcaagagATGAGCCAGTGTTGGCTgcacataacagacaaattagcaaagaaccaattttaaattgtatctttagacactttgttactagcagcttGTCATGAAAACACAATtcgttcccatttctttagttaaatCTACAATAATGCCAGAGATAAAAAAgattgacaggcataaaatgtCTTGTACGCCGAAAACATGGCAAACCTCACCACGGTGTGCAGTATGTCCTTTAAAAGAAAGTGAGGAAAGTGGACaagtggaagacaaaagaagtGGCAGGCAATCTACAACAAATGCAACAACATATTTAAGTCATGTTCTCAAAAAATAGGAAAAATCAAGGAAAGACCTGACATACAACCTGAGAAGATGCATCTCGCACTTCTGTTGACCCATCttctgttcactgaagcctcagaaatggtctcagctgaagggtggctgtcaagaagccattcttaaggaaggaaaATAGGGACAAAAGGCTGAAGTAtgacaaattacacaagaactggactgaaatcGGTGGCAACACATCTGATGGAGTTATGAATTCAAATGTGAAATTATTGGTTCGAATTGTTGTCAGTGGTGTAGCTCAGGGGAGAGGTACCGCTGTGAGTGTCTTCTAGTGATGGGCAAAGCGCAGCTGTGTGAAGTAGTTATACATATGAAGCATTTGTGCCAGGACTGTACTGAGGTTACAAAACAATTTCCACAGTGACACCCACTGGCCACTTTTACTATTGTCATGTCTTGATGATGTCTACTCTGTGAACACAGAACAAACGTGTTTTCCACAGTTCTAAGCAAAGCTATATGTTATACCAGGCTAACAATAATTATGACCAGTGCATGATTTGGAGAAATCCTCATACACCAAAGCCAGAAAAACTTTGAGACTGATAAAGCGTGTCTCACGCATGTACACACGTGTTAATATATTAAAGACTCGgcatttagttatttatttttatttttattttttatacaaATTACCTCCTCAGCCTTGGAAAAACTACAACCAAACAATACACTTCTTGTGGGTATATATtggttttaagttttttttgttttgttttgttttgttctttttacttttttccaaGATGTAAAAGTTTGAATAAACAGCACATCATTCCTCCAAATACATTAGTGCATCATGTGCCCTTAGAACAAATGCATCAGTGAAGTATGTATCTTTTGACTTCTACAGTGCCATCAGTAATTATACTGTGAATACTGTGGGTGACACTAAACCTGGCTGTGGTTGCTGTTGCCACTCCTGGTGTTGCTGATGACTCTTAAGCTTTTTTACCCACAACCTTAAAAGCCTGATAGGGTATTTTCAGATTTCTACTATAGGCATAAAGGGGTAGAACTGGTGCCTGCTGGTATTTTCATAGTTTGCAATGTCATCAGTTTTTGTTCTACACTTAGACACAGTGGGTAAGCCACtcaaagctgaagtgaaacacaCCAAGACTTCAGTCAGCTGTGGTCATGTGATCTGAGCTAACGTGTCCTAAGCATTTTGAAAAAAGATAATTATGAAAAGTAGGACTTTTCAGGGCCCAGTTTACCTGACATTAGTACAATAACACTGGCTCTCAATATAGTAATAATCATTAGGAATAATCACATATTAATTCAAATTAATCGTTTATCTgttgctgttctttttttttttttttttttttcaaatttgctCCCCGCCCCTCTCCTGTAATATGCTACAGGTGGGGTGCTGAATGGTGGGTTACACCGGTGGGTTTCTTGTTCTCTACACAAGCTCTACTAGTGCGTCACACTAACTGAGTATTGACACAAATATATAAAGTACAACAGAACACAGGAAAGGGggataaatgaaaaacaaatgtatgCACTCGAATAGAGTAAGCATGGCAGGAGGCCGGCTTGAGACAGGGGCATCCATGGGGGAGGCAGGTGTTGGACCCTACAGCATGCCTTTATTCTGTGGCTTGCCTTTGCTGGAATGTCTAAAAGCCCTCCTCTTCTTATTAGGATcattttcattacatttttttctttctctcccatATAGAATGACTAATGTATTACCTTTGTTTGCTGCTTTTACTTTCCTCACACCAAGATAAACAGCAATGCCATCACCTACACTCACAACTGTCTTGTTGTTTcttgttatctttttttttttcttatttccctTATCTTTCTCCCATGGTTTGTACTGGCTTTGCATTCCTGTGGATTCGGAATCTCATTACCCCTATGTTACCACCCCTTTATTATCGCTGCACCCTATACACACAGGGCTTGGCTTATGAGTAACCACTCTCTGTCACCTATTAGTCAAGCCCTGTACACGCAACAGGCTATTAAATTCTTGAAACATGTTCTCATCCAGGGTACCAGGATTCGATTGtgcctttttgtcttttcttagATGAGCATAAAGTTTTCTCTTTAGAATGAAACTTGTAGATATGAGCTTTACTACGTTTAAGGAAACCCCGTAGGAataagtaaaatataaatatgggTTGTTTATACTtctcaaatgtaaaaaaaacaaaacaaaacagcttatATTTAAGAATAAACTTGTTGTGCTGAATATTTGTCTCCCCCTTGCGGCATATAGAGGTATTACAAAGATACCGTCAACACGCGCTTGTAATGTGTTCCCACTGTGTTCACTGTTTGCTGTACAGTTTTCATTTGGACTGTAACCTTTCCTCTGGACATGCAAtgaagttttatttatgtacttGTTTTTATCTGGAGTATTAGAAGGTTTTCCTGAATATTTCTTATTTGTTCTGAACCATCATCACCAATACATCAATACATCCCCTCTTGCTCTCCGAGAAGGATCTCTTGGATATAAAAAAGGCTGATttgtcagctttatttaaaaaaaatacaacaaatcaTTACCTGCAGCTTTATTTTTATGATAACAAGAATGTTTTTTCAGTATAACTGATAATAATATAACAATATAAGAACAGAGCAATCTCAAATATTGTGACATTGTTGTAGCATGTATGCTGCCTATACCTATATCATTGCTAAGTTTACAAAGATTTAATAAAGACCTATGTATATATGGGAGACTTGAGGTGGTGGGAAATGGGGTCCAAGCAACACACTGCAACAATCAAGATGCATTTTTTTGTTAGATCAGATGTGCATATAAAAGATCGTGAAACTGAATTTTTTCATCGTCTTCTCTCACAAGGACTTGCACATGACATGAATGGATTTCATTTGACATTTACGGGGTTTTATTTCAaccacagttttttttccagtcaGGATTGTCCTAACTTTCAGTCTCACTTCCTAACGTGAAACTTCCACATGACTGTGGTAACCAAAATGACGAGATCCGAAAACGGGTATTTCACAGAAACTAGAAATAACTGGATGTAAAAGTGTGGTGTTCAGCTTATGAATGAAACATCGTTACCTCTTTGCAGATTGCCCTGCTGCTGTTGGAAAATGGAGCAGACCCCAATGCTACTGACAAGCTGGACTCTACGCCTCTTCACAGAGCATCTGCCAAGGGCAACTACCGGCTCATCCAGCTGCTTCTCAAACAGAGTGCATCAACAAATATTCAGGACTCACAGGGCAACACACCTCTgtatgcttacatatatgtcaaatgcaactttttttaatatcatgCAATATGAATACAAAGATAAACTCTAATTATACCTAaatagaaaatgttttcttactTACCCTAGCAGTACTAGAAGTTATCATCCACATTACTTTAGCTATACAGTGTGACTAGCATTAGGGAGGGGGAAAAGGCATTTCTGTATTTACAGCTAtgcattgatttttatttttttcttctcccagCCA encodes:
- the psmd10 gene encoding 26S proteasome non-ATPase regulatory subunit 10, translated to MEGSVSNVEVCNFAYTGQFEKLKQCILSDKTLACKTDQDRRTALHWACSAGHTNIVEFLLDLGVEVNLQDDASWTPLHIAASAGREDIVRSLISKGAQLNSVNQNGCTPLHYAASKDRYEIALLLLENGADPNATDKLDSTPLHRASAKGNYRLIQLLLKQSASTNIQDSQGNTPLHLACDEERVEAAKLLVEHGASIYIENKEEKTPLQIAKGSLGNILRRIVEG